The following DNA comes from Paraburkholderia sp. PGU19.
GTAACGATGATGCAGAGTGCCAGGCCGAAACCACGCATGACCCGTCTTGACTGACCATGGTCGTCGCGGTCACTGATGGCCTCCGTCTGGCTTACCTGTCTTGCTTGCCGACGCGGTCACAAGCGCGTTACCGACCGTTACAGATAAGCGGCGACGGTTTCATTCGCCGGTGGATTGAGCGACTATCCTTCAAATGGCCATCTCACTGTCGGGTCGAATCGGCGAACCGAGGGAAGTCACATCATGAAGCACGCAATCTCACTGCTGGCAATCGCTGCGGCCGTCTGCGCACCCGCGTCAGCTTCGGCTCAAGCCAATGTGGGTGGCTATTACAACCCGATTCCTCCGCCGCCACCGCCCGTAGTCTATCAATCCCACTATGCACCACCGGGTGCATATGGGGCGCCGGGTACCTACGTCTATCAGTCCAATCCACCGCCAGTCGTGTATAGGGCGCCACCCGTCGTCTATGGCAATGGACAGGGCGGTGGCTGGCACAGGGGCTGGGAATACCACCGCCGCTGATGACGGACGACAGTTTGCGTTGAGGACAGCGCGCCGCATGGTTGCGTTTGGCCCCGATTGGTGTCGATTCCTGTCGTGGGCAAGACGAATCAACAATCGATGACATCAGTCGCACGCAGTCCTCGTCAGTCAGCGACTGCTGTTCATGTTCCCCTTCAACCGATGCTTTTGGCGCGTGCCACTGTCCGCTCCCGCGCTCGCCGTCTATCCGTCAGCCCTGGACTCCCTCGCAGACCCGTCGTCGAGGGCGTCTGGCACTTGGGAAAGCGACTCTTGTTCGACGGGCTCGATAGTGGCGGCGAGGCCAGTCGCCAGCCCGGCATGGCGTTCGAACAACGCTTTAAGTTCAGGGCGCAGTCCATCGCCGCGTTGGGCCGCGAGTGCGTGAAGCGATAGTAACGGCAACATGATCGGACTCCAGTCAATGAAGGACAGGCGAGCCGTACATCGATGATCGGATTGGGGACCGGGCCCCCACAGATGCAGGTGACGCGCGCACCCTTCTTCACCCGATGACCTCATCTACTGTGCGACTGCGTGAACACGATATGGCAGCCGCTCGCCACAGGCACTCCGATTCTTGCTGTCTCGTTGCTGCGAACACAAAGTAACGCCTGACGTCGACGGCTATGCCGTCTTGCCGTCCGCGCTCACGACACGATACGCGTAGAGACCATCGTCGCCTTACGCCGCAGTTGGGTCATCGAGTATTCCAGCAAGAAACGGGGGGCATCCGACTGCTTGCGCCCATATCGTTCAGGCAGAGGGAAGCGATTGCGTTTCTCTCCCCCAACTTCAGTCAATGAGGAATTCACCATGTCCAAGGAAGATGACAACAAAGCCGTCGTGGGGCGTTGGTTCACCGATTTCTGGGGCAAGACATGCAATCTCGACATCGTCGATGAACTTGCTGCGCCCGACATGCTTCTTCGATACTCGCTGCACGAACCGCGGCGTGGCCGCGAGGATATTAAGGCATTCATGTCCGATTTCCGCGAAGCGTTCCCGGACCTCAACTTCTGGGGCGCCGCTGATCTTATCGCCGAGGGCGACTATGTCGTCG
Coding sequences within:
- a CDS encoding ester cyclase, which codes for MSKEDDNKAVVGRWFTDFWGKTCNLDIVDELAAPDMLLRYSLHEPRRGREDIKAFMSDFREAFPDLNFWGAADLIAEGDYVVGRWEGGGTHTGPAFSDFLIGSLPAATGRTMRFTGTTVLRLKDGKIVEEIGLDDGVTALQQLGLIKVA